GCGCGTACGAGTGGTGTGCCTATACCGCGAAGATTCGCCGCTTCGCCAACATGCTGACGTCGAAAGGCTGGCCGGTCACGGTCTACGGGCCAGAGACGACGGAACTCTCATCAGCCGTCGAGACGGTCACGATCGTCACGGAACGCGACCGTAAGCAATGGTTCGGATCGTCTGAATGGCAGCACACGCAGAGCTTTGGCTACTGGAAGAACACGGATCGTTGCTGGACGGTGATGAACGACCGGGCCGCGCAGGCCATCCGTGACCGCTGGCAGCCGGGCGACGAGTTGTGCCTCATCGCGGGCAACTGTCAGGAATCGATCGCCACCGACCTCAGCGTCATGCCGGTCGAGTGGGGCATTGGCTATACGGGCGTCCTGCATCAGTCGCACAAGGTGTTCGAGTCGTATGCGTGGATGCACCACGTCTCCGGCCTGATGAAGAAGGACGAGCTGCAGCCGCACGATGCGGTGATCCCGAACTGCTACGACCTCGAAGACTTCACGCCGTCGGACACGCACGGCAACTATCTGCTGTATATGGGCCGCGCGATCGAGCGGAAAGGCTTGGCCGTCGTGCGCGACTTGGCTGAGA
The nucleotide sequence above comes from Gemmatimonadota bacterium. Encoded proteins:
- a CDS encoding glycosyltransferase yields the protein MRLHVVALPHTLLTRAYEWCAYTAKIRRFANMLTSKGWPVTVYGPETTELSSAVETVTIVTERDRKQWFGSSEWQHTQSFGYWKNTDRCWTVMNDRAAQAIRDRWQPGDELCLIAGNCQESIATDLSVMPVEWGIGYTGVLHQSHKVFESYAWMHHVSGLMKKDELQPHDAVIPNCYDLEDFTPSDTHGNYLLYMGRAIERKGLAVVRDLAETAGVPVYVAGQTDPQIPNARYVGLVTGRAKAELLAGAYAVLTPTTYLEPFGGVAVEAMLSGTPVIASDWGAFTETVQDGLTGFRCRTPEQYRAAVERVRDLDRSAISWQAETRYSTTVGAERYNAYFAQLGLVPARQVTSMAGARG